In one window of Mercurialis annua linkage group LG4, ddMerAnnu1.2, whole genome shotgun sequence DNA:
- the LOC126677322 gene encoding probable small nuclear ribonucleoprotein F, protein MATIPVNPKPFLNNLTGKTVIVKLKWGMEYRGFLASVDSYMNLQLGNTEEFIDGQFTGNLGEILIRCNNVLYLRGVPEDEEIEDADRD, encoded by the exons ATGGCT ACTATACCAGTTAATCCGAAGCCCTTCTTGAACAACTTGACGGGGAAGACTGTTATAGTCAAACTTAAATGGGGCATGGAATACAGAG GGTTTCTTGCCTCAGTTGATTCGTACATGAACTTACAG CTTGGCAACACTGAAGAATTTATTGATGGACAATTCACTGGAAACCTCGGGGAGATTTTGATCAG ATGCAACAATGTTCTTTATCTTCGTGGCGTCCCAGAAGATGAAGAAATAGAAGATGCGGATCGTGATTGA
- the LOC126677315 gene encoding uncharacterized protein LOC126677315 — translation MAAEEDVDVSNLDSQLNDTCQVWRQEMGRHQSQVDVLQAKLMEVKACIQGSEEDAKKELEVLWRRVKTTATLLTYLRSKARIMAVPDLAHTSCGIKQLEGVGFVDRDGMPLSSWSRNVDLSSFDNPDAETWMKLSEQPGSYDEKDEAYIDELLKSVQMVTDVMEGLVKRVIMAECETVTEKEKVTIGHEEIMKKTVQIESMSSKLEEMEQFALGTNGILHEMRQRVEDLVEETSRQKQRALENEQELSRVKRDFESLKSYVGSLISVRETLLSSEKQFQTIERLFERLVAKTTQLEGEKMQKEGEVQKLMEENVRLTALLDKKEAQLLAMNEQCKVMALSASNI, via the exons ATGGCGGCAGAAGAAGATGTGGATGTGTCGAATTTAGATTCTCAACTAAATGATACTTGCCAAGTATGGAGGCAGGAGATGGGAAGACATCAATCCCAAGTGGATGTCTTGCAAGCAAAGCTTATGGAGGTAAAAGCTTGTATCCAAGGGTCGGAGGAAGATGCGAAGAAGGAGCTCGAGGTTCTTTGGCGGAGAGTGAAAACCACTGCAACTTTATTAACCTACCTGAGATCAAAAGCTAGAATCATGGCAGTTCCTGACTTAGCTCATACGTCATGTGGTATCAAACAATTAGAGGGAGTGGGCTTTGTTGACAGGGATGGTATGCCGCTTTCTAGTTGGTCTAGGAATGTTGATCTTTCTTCATTTGATAATCCAGATGCAGAAACATGGATGAAACTTAGTGAACAGCCTGGTAGCTATGATGAAAAGGATGAAGCTTATATCGATGAATTGCTAAAGTCTGTGCAAATGGTAACAGATGTAATGGAAGGTCTTGTTAAAAGGGTTATAATGGCAGAATGTGAAACTGTAACCGAGAAAGAGAAGGTAACCATAGGTCATGAAGAAATTATGAAGAAGACAGTCCAAATTGAGAGTATGTCTTCAAAATTAGAAGAGATGGAGCAATTTGCTTTGGGTACAAATGGTATTTTACATGAGATGAGGCAGAGAGTAGAAGATTTGGTTGAAGAAACATCTAGGCAGAAGCAAAGAGCTTTAGAAAATGAACAGGAGCTTTCCCGAGTTAAAAGGGATTTTGAGTCGCTGAAATCTTATGTTGGCAGTCTAATTAGTGTCCGAGAAACACTTCTTTCATCAGAGAAGCAGTTTCAAACTATTGAGAGGCTTTTTGAGCG GCTAGTTGCGAAAACAACTCAATTGGAAGGCGAGAAAATGCAGAAAGAAGGTGAAGTACAGAAACTTATGGAAGAGAATGTGAGGTTGACTGCTCTTCTTGACAAGAAAGAGGCCCAACTTCTGGCCATGAATGAACAGTGCAAGGTAATGGCTCTCAGTGCTTCAAATATATGA